A single region of the Syntrophotaleaceae bacterium genome encodes:
- the rpsO gene encoding 30S ribosomal protein S15: MLATERKQEIIEQFKRHEGDTGSPEVQIALLSERIGYLTEHFRTHQKDHHSRRGLLKIVGQRRRLLDYLKRKDVERYRSIISTLGIRR; this comes from the coding sequence GTGCTGGCCACGGAACGTAAACAGGAAATTATCGAACAGTTCAAACGTCATGAAGGAGATACCGGTTCCCCCGAGGTACAGATCGCTCTTCTGTCCGAGCGCATCGGGTACCTGACCGAACATTTCCGGACCCATCAGAAAGATCATCATTCCCGCAGGGGTCTGCTGAAAATCGTCGGTCAAAGACGTCGGCTTCTGGATTACCTGAAAAGAAAAGACGTCGAGCGCTACCGCTCAATTATCTCAACTCTGGGGATTCGCAGGTAA